From Penaeus chinensis breed Huanghai No. 1 chromosome 18, ASM1920278v2, whole genome shotgun sequence, one genomic window encodes:
- the LOC125034844 gene encoding zinc finger protein 513-like, whose translation MAEAGSLRGRPPALGSRLGPPPSLPPPASGASAVLAGGRQGAGGVETLMCPVCRFTTSCNLVLGQHMRRHAGGYPFLCPHCDYRTHRSHDLKKHLRTHTGEKPYHCSYCPYQTSDPSNLSAHLKARHAMVRLEDHLPL comes from the coding sequence ATGGCAGAAGCGGGGTCGCTGAGGGGGCGGCCGCCTGCCTTGGGGTCGCGCCTCGGCCCGCCTCCGTCGCTCCCCCCGCCGGCGTCGGGAGCCTCGGCCGTCCTGGCGGGGGGGCGGCAGGGCGCGGGCGGCGTGGAGACGCTCATGTGCCCCGTCTGCCGCTTCACCACCTCGTGCAACCTCGTCCTGGGCCAGCACATGCGGCGCCACGCGGGCGGATACCCGTTCCTGTGCCCGCACTGCGACTACCGCACCCACCGCAGCCACGACCTCAAGAAGCACCTGCGGACGCACACCGGCGAGAAGCCCTACCACTGCAGCTACTGCCCTTACCAGACCAGCGACCCCAGCAACCTGTCGGCGCACCTCAAGGCCAGGCACGCCATGGTCAGGCTGGAGGACCACCTGCCGCTCTGA
- the LOC125034459 gene encoding zinc finger X-chromosomal protein-like: MSEGRGMYGLATPSLPSQQQQPPTTTPSTAAAHLVFPAHNCVLCSFSTACKSDLSRHMKQHTEYSLFACPHCDYRTRRSNDLKKHLRIHTGEKPYCCSFCGYRTNTTSNLKAHVRTRHVP, encoded by the coding sequence ATGTCCGAGGGCAGGGGGATGTACGGCCTCGCGACGCCCTCTCTACCCAGCCAGCAGCAGCAGCCTCCGACCACGACGCCCTCGACCGCCGCCGCCCACCTCGTGTTCCCCGCCCACAACTGCGTGCTGTGCAGCTTCTCCACCGCGTGCAAGTCGGACCTCAGTCGCCACATGAAACAGCATACCGAGTACTCCCTGTTCGCGTGTCCTCACTGCGACTACAGGACTCGGCGGAGCAACGACCTCAAGAAGCACCTCAGGATCCATACGGGGGAGAAGCCCTACTGCTGCTCCTTCTGTGGCTATCGAACCAATACTACAAGTAACCTGAAGGCACACGTCCGCACGCGCCACGTACCCTGA